A part of Salmo salar chromosome ssa18, Ssal_v3.1, whole genome shotgun sequence genomic DNA contains:
- the LOC106577994 gene encoding putative ferric-chelate reductase 1 → MDNSSRLMFAVVMVMAYMAMGAQAQNSTMAQNSTMALNVTMAQNSTMALNVTMAANASTTGLNITTTLSTTYSPGVNITTNGTMAPNTTQTTVVPVTAVTTQDNISRRECGKTKLCAAEPENCDPAVAGSCFFASTNQISGQTFSFQLRGMSSGYIAVGLSTTSTLDGNATIYVCANNSGSVKFFTTVLDKEHLAITNMDSVNDKIIQCTFNATVPNATATTGTRGSSTSFFFSILKGSINNGTLVNSTVVLLSDRFVDLTTYNTTVTNSLNQNTTSAATSSHTFGLQHTLAQALLILLGVLGMMML, encoded by the exons ATGGACAATAGCAGCAGACTGATGTTCGCAGTCGTCATGGTAATGGCGTACATGGCGATGGGAGCCCAGGCCCAGAACTCCACAATGGCCCAAAACTCCACAATGGCCCTGAACGTCACAATGGCCCAGAACTCCACAATGGCCCTGAACGTCACAATGGCAGCTAATGCTTCTACTACAGGACTCAACATAACAACAACCCTTAGCACAACATATTCCCCAGGCGTAAATATCACAACCAATGGTACTATggcacccaacacaacacagacgACAGTGGTACCTGTCACAGCTGTCACG ACACAGGATAATATCTCAAGGAGAGAATGTGGAAAGACTAAGCTCTGTGCAGCTGAGCCGGAAAACTGTGATCCGGCCGTGGCTGGTTCCTGTTTCTTCGCATCCACCAATCAGATCTCGGGACAGACTTTCTCCTTCCAGCTACGAGGAATGTCCAGTGGCTACATCGCTGTAGGCTTGTCCACAACCTCCACACTG gATGGTAACGCCACCATCTATGTGTGCGCCAACAACAGCGGCAGTGTGAAATTCTTCACCACTGTCCTTGACAAGGAACATCTGGCCATTACCAACATG GACTCAGTCAACGATAAGATCATCCAGTGCACCTTCAATGCTACTGTCCCCAACGCTACGGCGACCACGGGCACCCGGGGCTCCTCCACCAGTTTCTTCTTCTCCATCTTAAAAGGGTCAATCAATAACG GAACACTGGTTAATTCCACTGTTGTCCTGTTAAGTGATAGATTTGTGGACCTGACCACCTACAACACTACTGTGACCAACTCTTTGAACCAGAACACCACTTCTGCTGCTACCTCCAGCCACACCTTCGGCCTGCAGCACACCCTGGCTCAAG cTCTTCTGATCCTGCTAGGTGTACTAGGTATGATGATGCTGTAA